Below is a genomic region from Delftia tsuruhatensis.
GGATGCCGCGTGCGCGGAAGGTGGCGGCCTTGCCCAGGTGCAGGTCGGCGATGCACAGCGTGGCCCGGGCCGGCCACCACAGGGCGTGCTGCGCCAGCAGGTGCACGGACTCGCCCGCCAGCGTGGTGGCGTGGCTGCCGGCCAGAACGCCGGTGTCGGACAGGGAGAGGAATGCCATCAGAGTGTCATAGCAAAGGCAGGGGCCGGGACGGCTTGCGCGCGCGGCGCGGCGGACGGGCGGCGCCGGGATCATCGGGCGCCGGCAGGGCGAAGTCCAGCGTGCGGCGCACGGCGGCCGTGGCCTCGGGCACGCTGCCGGTCGCGGGCTTCTTCTTGCGGGCGCGCGGCGCCACCGTCTTGCCCTGGGTATCGGCCGCTTCATGCAGTTGCGCCAGCATGCGCGCGATGCGGTCGGCCAGTTGTTCATTGCTGAGTTTTTCGCGAAAGCGCTCCACCATCAGCGGAAAGGCAAAGGGGCTGGGCCGCTGCAGCGCGCGCACCACGCGGCGCTGGCCCTGCATGCGGCGCAGCGCGGCCAGCAACTGGGCCACGTCCAGCTCCTGGCTCAGCACTTCCTCGTCGGCCTGGCGCAGCAGCAGGTTGGCGTCGTCGTACTTGCGGAACACCTCGAAGAACAGCTGGGCCGAGGCCTGCAGCTGGCGCGCGCTGCGCCGTTCGCCGGGGTGGCTCTGGAAGATCAGGCCCGAGACGCGCGCGATCTCGCGAAAGCGCCGCCGCGCCATCTCGGTGGCGTTGAGGCTGGCCAGCACCTCGTGCAGCAGAGCGTGGTGGGCGGCATCGGGCGGCGGGGCGCCGGCATTGGCGGTGTTGCGGATGGCTGGGGCTTCGGTGGCCGCCACTCGCCCAGGCTCGGGCACGCGAGCAGGCGCAGGCGCGGGCTCCGCCTGCAGCAGCCCGGGCAGCAGGGCCGCCCAGTCGCGCTCGGTGGCGCTCAGCAGCTCCAGCCCGTAGTCGTTGACGGCGATGGAGAAGGTGCCCGCCTCGCCCTGGGCCGCGCGCCAGGCCAGCAGGCTGGCCAGCCCGAGATGGGCATGGCGGCCCGCGAACGGGTAGAGGAACAAATGCCAGCCCTCGCGCGTGCGCAGGGTTTCGGCCAGCAGCGTGCCGGGCGTGGGCAGGGCCGACCAGCGCTGCTGCACCTCCAGCAGCGGCCGCACGCAGCGCAGCTCGGGCGAGGCGTAGTCGCCCTGCGCCGCCAGTGCCAGCTGGCGCACCACGAAGTCCGCCAGCACGGTGGACAGCGGCATGCGCGCACCGGCCCAGCGCGGCACGGTGGGCCGTGTCCGGGCGGCTCGGCGCACGTAGGCCGTCATGTCCTCGATGCGCACGAGTTCCAGCACCTGGCCTGCGAAGACGAAGGCGTCGCCCGGCCGCAGGCGCGACAGGAAGCTCTCTTCCATGCTGCCCAGGCGCGTGCCGTGCAGGATCTGCACGCTCATGCTGGCGTCGCTGACGATGGTGCCGATGTTGGCGCGATGGCGCCGCGCCAGGCGCGCGTCGGGCATGCGCCAGACACCCTCTTCGTCGGGCCGCACGCGCTGGTAGTCGGGATAGCTGGCCAGCGAGGGGCCGCCCCGGTGCACGAAGTCCAGGCACCACTGCCATGTCGCGGGCGCAAGATTGGCAAAGGCCACGGTGCGGCGCACCTCGGCGTACAGTGCATCGGGCTCGAACCCGCCCCCCAGCGCGACGGTGGCCAGGTGCTGCACCAGCACGTCCACGGGCTGGCGGGGGCTGGCGCGCATCTCGACCTGTCCGGCGCGCACGGCCTCGCGCGCGGCGGCGGCTTCCACCAGTTCCAGGCTGTGCGTGGGCACCAGGGTGATGCGCGAGGGGCGGCCCGGGGCGTGGCCCGAGCGGCCCGCGCGCTGCAGCAACCGCGCGATGCCCTTGGCAGAGCCGATCTGCAGCACGCGCTCCACGGGCAGGAAATCCACGCCCAGGTCCAGGCTGCTGGTGCAGACCACGGCCTTGAGCGTGCCGGCCTTGAGGCCAGCCTCCACCCATTCGCGCACGTCCCGGTCCAGCGAGCCATGGTGTATGGCCAGCAGCCCGGCCCAGTCGGGCCGGGCCTCCAGCAGCGCCTTGTACCAGACCTCGGCCTGGGAGCGCACGTTGACGAAGACCAGGGTGGAGCCGCGCGTGGCGTCCAGTTCGCGCACCACGGCCGGCAGCATGGCCAGGCCGAGGTGGCCGGCCCAGGAAAAGCGCTCGGGTCGATCGGGCAGCAAGGTGTCCACCACCAGGCGTTTGTCCACCTGGCCCTGCACCAGCACGCCGGGACGGGGACCGCCTGCATCGTCAAGGCCCAGCAGGGTCTGCAGGGCCTCGTCCAGGTTGCCCAGCGTGGCCGACATGCCCCAGATGCACAGCCGCGGGCTCCAGCCCCGCAGGCGTGCCAGCGCCAGCTGCAGCTGCACGCCGCGCTTGTTGCCCAGCAGCTCGTGCCATTCGTCGGCCACCACCAGGCGCACGCTGTGCAGTTGCTCGCGCGCATCGGCGCGGGCCAGCAGCAGGGACAGGCTCTCCGGCGTGGTGACCAGCACGGTGGGCAGTCGGCGCGACTGCGCGCTGCGCTCGGCGCTTGCCGTGTCGCCGGTGCGCGCGCCCACGGTCCAGCGCGCCAGCGGCGCATGCTCGGCGCCCAATGCCGGCAGCGGGGTCTGCAGCGCCTTGAGCGTGTCGGCCGCCAGCGCGCGCATGGGGGTGATCCACAGCACGGTCAGGGGCGCGGCTGCGGGCTTGCCACCCCGGGCCTGCGGTACAGGCCGGTCGGCCGCGAAGGCCTGCAGCGCCCCCAGCCAGACCGCATAGGTCTTGCCTGCGCCCGTGGTGGCATGCAGCAGGCCGCTGCGGCCCTGGGCCATGGCCTTCCATACGGCGCGCTGGAAGGCGAAGGGCTTCCATCCCCGCGTGGCGAGCCAGCGGGCGGCAAGGGTGTGGCGGGTGGCAGCCATGCGCGACGGCCTCAGGGATCGGAGTGCGGCAGCAGCGCGGCCAGCGTGTCCAGCGAGTCGGCCTCCTGCACGGGCTTGTCCTCGCGCCAGCGCAGCATGCGTGGGAAGCGCACGGCGATGCCGCTCTTGTGGCGTGCGCTGCGCGAGATGCCCTCGAAGCCCAGCTCGAATACCAGGGTCGGGCGCACGCTGCGCACGGGGCCGAAGCTCTCGATGGTGGTCTTGCGGATGATGGCGTCCACGCGGGCCATCTCGGCATCGGTCAGGCCCGAGTAGGCCTTGGCGAAGGGCACCAGGGCGCGGCCTTCGGTGCCGGGCGGCGCATTCCAGACGGCGAAGGTGTAGTCGCTGTACAGGCTGGCGCGCCGGCCATGGCCGCGCTGGGCGTAGATGAGCACCGCGTCCACGCTCAGCGGATCGATCTTCCACTTCCACCAGACGCCGCTGTCCTTGGTACGGCCCACGCCGTAGGCCGCGTCGCGGGCCTTGAGCATCATGCCCTCCACGCCCAGGGCGCGCGCCTGCCCGCGCAGCAAGGCCAGGTCCTCCCAGCGCGGGCCGTGCAGCACGGGACTGGCCAGCAGGCAGGGATGGTCCACGCGGGCCACCAGGGCGTCGAGCCTGGCGCGGCGCTCGTGCTGGGGCAGGACGCGCAGGTCCTGCCCGCCCTCTTCCAGCAGGTCATAGGCCAGCAGCACAACGGGCAGTTCGCGCAGCAGCTTGGGACCCAGGGTCTTGCGGCCGATGCGTTTTTGCAGGTCGGCAAAGGGCCGTACATGGGCCGCCACATCGCCCTGCTGCGCGGCCCAGACGACGATTTCCCCGTCGATCACGGTGCCGGGGGGCAAGGCCTCGCCCAGGGCCTGCAGCTCGGGAAAGCGCTCGCTGACCAGTTCCTCGCCGCGCGACCAGATCCAGGTGCCCTGCCCCGCAGGCCCCCCATCGCGCCGCACGATCTGCGCGCGGATGCCGTCCCACTTCCACTCCACCAGCCATTGCGAGGGCGGGCCCAGCACGGCCTCGAACTGCGCCACGGGCAACTGCAGCGGATGGGCCAGGAAGAACGGATAGGGATGGCCCCCGGCCTCGCCGTCCGTCCCCGGGGCGTCCTCGCCCGCCACCAGCCGCAGATAGTCCTGCGCGGTGGGCTGGGCGCCGATATGCGTGTAGCCCATCAGCCGCTGGGCGATGCGCTTGGCATCCACCCCGCTGATGGCCGCCAGTGCCTGAGTGACCTGCAGGCGCGAGACGCCCACGCGGAATGCGCCCGTGATGAGCTTGAAGTACACCAGCCGCTCATCGGCCGCCAGCCGTGCCCATTGCGCGCGCTGCCGGGCCGCCAGCGCCTCGGGCGCCATGCCGCGCAGCGGCAGCAGGTGGTCGACGACCCAGGTGGCCAGGCCCAGGCCATGGGTGTCCACGGGCGGAGGCAGCAGCAGCGAGATGGTCTCGGCCAGGTCGCCGACGGCCTCGTAGCATTCGTCGAACAGCCATTCGGGCAGGCCGGCCGCCTCGCGGGCCAGCGCCCTGAGCACCTTGGTGGGCACCAGCTGGCGCGGCTTGCCGCCGGCCAGGAAGTAGACGGCCCAGGCCGCATCGGCGGGCGCCGCCGCGCGCAGATAGGCCTGCAGCGCGGCCTGCTTGTCGCGGCTGGCGGTGCTGGCATCCAGCGCGCGGTACAGGCCGGCGAAGTCCTTCATGGGGCGGCCTCGCCGGAGACCGCAGATGAGGGCTCGTCCTCGTCGCCGTACTCGGTCTGGAAGACCTGGGCATCCAGCCCCTGCTCACGCAGCCAGCGCACCAGCACGGCCACGCTGCCATGGGTGACGAAGACGCGCTCGGCGCCGGTCGCCGCGATGGCGTGCTGCAGGCCGGGCCAGTCGGCATGGTCGGACATGACGAAGCCCCGGTCCACGCCCCGGCGCCGGCGCGTGCCGCGCAACTGCATCCAGCCGCTGGCGAAGGCATCGGAGTGGCCGGGGAAGCGGCGCATCCACGGCGTGCCCTGCGCCGAAGGCGGCGCCAGCACCAGCGCCTGCCTGAGCAGCGCGGCATCCACGCCGGGATCGGTCACGCGCAGGGTGGCAGGCAGGTCCACGCCAGCCGCCCGGTACACGGCATTGAGCGGCTCCACGGCGCCATGCACGACGATGGGGCCGATGCTGCGGTCCACGCCATGCAGGATGCGCTGGGCCTTGCCGAAGGCATAGCACAGCAGCACGGACGACCTGCCCTGGGCCGCGTTGGCACGCCACCAGGCGTCGATGTCGGCCATCAGCACGGGCTGGGCCGGCCAGCGGTAGATGGGCAGGCCGAAGGTGGATTCGGTGATGAAGGTATCGCAGCGCACGGGCTCGAAGGGCGTGCAGGTGCCGTCGGCCTCGGTCTTGTAGTCGCCCGAGGCGACCCAGACCCGGCCCCCATGCTCCAGCCGGACCTGGGCCGACCCCAGCACATGGCCGGCCGGGTGCAGCGAGATGCGCACGCCGTGGTGCTCTATGGCCTCGCCATAGGCCAGCGTCTGCAGCGTGATGCCCTCGCCCAGCCGCGTGCGCAGCACGCCTTCGCTGTCGGTGTGGGCCAGGTAGCGGGCATGGCCTGCGCGCGCATGGTCCGAATGGCCATGGGTGATCACGGCGCGCTCCACAGGCCGCCAGGGGTCGATGTAGAAGTCGCCGGCCGCGCAGTAAAGGCCTTCGGGGCGGGCGGCGATCAGGTCGGCGGCCATGCGGTGTGGTTGCAGGCAATGGGCATGGCACCATCCTAGCGGGACGGCCGCGGCGCGGGCGCTGGCCCAGGTCGCGGCGCGCTGTCAGCACACGCCTACCTCAGGCGGGATCACCGACATGCCCCCTCAGATCGGGGAAGATAGCGGCTTTCAACGGCAACCATCCTGCACGCGCCCCATGAACAACTCCGTCGTCCGCATGTCCAACCTCTTCCTGCAGCTAGGCCTCGACGCCAGCGATCAGGCGATTGCCGATTTCATCCGCGCGCACCAGCTGCCCGCCGATGTGGACCTGGTGGACGCCCCCTGCTGGAACGATGCGCAGCGCCAGTTCCTGGCCGAGCAGCTGCGGGCCGATGCCCCATGGTCCATCGTGGTGGACCAGTTGAGCGAGTCGTTGCACGAGGATGCGGTCCGGCTGCGCGCCGCCGGGTGAGCAGGCGCCGGCTCTAGTCCCTGTACCGCTTCTTGCGGAACGCCAGCCAGGCGGCGATGACCGTGAAGGCGATCACGATGGACACCACGATCCAGAAGCCGTGCTCGTGCTCGGCCAGCGGGATGCCGCCCACGTTCATGCCGAACAGGCCGGCCAGGATGTTGATGGGCAGGGCCAGCACGGTCACCACGGTCAGCACGAACAGGCTGTTGCTGTTGTCCTCGTTCACGGCGGCGGCCACCTCCTCCTGCAGCAGCTTGATGCGGTCCTGCAGGGTCTGCATGTCGCGCAGCATCAGCGAGAATTCCTCGCTGGCGGCGGCCAGGCCGTGGCGGTCGTCCTCGCCCATCCAGGCCGGCGGCTGCTGCAGCAGGCGGAACAGCGCGGCGGGCTCGGGCGCCAGCAGTCGCTGCAGCCGCACCAGCAGGCGCCGCAGCCGCCCCAGGTGGGCACGCGGATGGTGGTAGCGCTGCGCAAGGATGGCATCTTCGATGTCGTCCACGCGCGCCGTGGTCTCGCGCACCACCTTGACCAGCACATCGGCCTGGGTGCGCATCAGGTGCTCCAGCAGCTCGGCCGTGGTGGCCGGGCTGTCGCCCTGGCGCACGCCGGCGCGCAGCGCATCCACGGAGCGCAGCGGCTGCGTGCGCGCCGTGACGACCAGACGCTCGTCCAGGCAGATCCACAGCGTGGCGATGTCGGCCGACTCGAAGTTGAATTCGAAGTTCACATCGTTGAGCACCGCCACCAGCGAGTCATCGGAGCGCTCGATGCGCGTGGAGGCCAGGCCCTCGCGCAGCGTGGCGTAGAAGACCTCGGGCAGCGCGGCATGGCGCTGCAGCCAGCGCAGGGACTGGGTGTTGGCCAGGTTGAAGTGCAGCCACAGGAAGTCGCGCCTGCCGGGCTCGGCAAGCGGGCGCTCGCCCGCCAGCCATCGCGCCGCCGATTGGGCGGTCATCGCTTCCACACGCCGCTGCGTGTCACAGAAAAACCGCCAGCCGCAGATCAGGCCGGCATCCTCGCGGGCCTGTGCCAGGGGGGAGGCAATGTCGTCGTTCATGGCTGGCCCGCGATTCTTGCCAGCCTCCATGACACGGCCGTGACAGCCATCACAAAGCCCTGCCACCGCATGCCCCGTGCGGAGCACGGCGGCTTGCCCATCACAAAACTGTCACAGGGGATACGTAACATTCACTAACAATTTTGCAACCTGCCTCCCATGGATCAGTCCCGCGCCTACCTGAGCGATTCCCGGCCCCGCTTCCGCCCCCCCAGCGCGGCCGACCTGTGCACGCCCGTGCCCTGCATGACGACGGACGGTACCAACGAGCAGGTGCTGGAGGTCTTCACCCGCCACCGCGACCTGGCCAGCCTGCCCGTGGTGGAGGGCAACCGCCCGATCGGGCTGATCAATCGCAGCATCTTCCTTTCCCAGTTCAGCAAGCCCTTCCGCATGGAGCTGTACGGCAAGAAGAGCTGCATCGCCTTCATGGACAAGGAGCCCCTGGTCGTCGATGCCGCCACCGACATCGACACCCTGACCGTGAAGACCGTGGAGTATGGCGAGAAGGCCCTGACCGACGGCTTCATCATCACCCGCGACGGCCTGTTCGCCGGCGTGGGCCATGGCCTGCCGCTGATGCGCGCGGTCGCGGACATGCAGGTGGCGCGCAACCGCCAGATCATGCACAGCATCGAGTACGCCAGCGTGATACAGCAAGCCACGCTGCGCGCTTCGCGCGAGGCCCTGGCCCGCGCCTGCCCGCAAGCCGACCTGGTCTGGGAGCCGCGCGACGTGGTGGGCGGAGACTTCTACCAGTTCTGCCAGGAGGGCGTTGGCTGGTTCGCCACCGTGGCCGACTGCACGGGCCACGGCGTGCCGGGCGCCTTCATGACGCTGATCGCCACCAGCAGCCTGAACCAGGCGATCAAGGAACACGGGGCGCGCGATCCCGCGGTGCTGCTGGGCAGCGTCAACCGCAGCGTCAAGCAGATGCTGGGCCAGCTGGACGGCCAGGACGGCACGCCGGGCTCGGACGACGGCCTGGACGCGGCCTGTTTCTGGTTCGAGCCCCCCAGCCGGCGTCTGCGCTTCGCCGGCGCGCGGCTGTCACTGTTCCTGCTGCGCCCGGATGCCGATACCGTCGAGCAGGTGGACGGACAGCGCAAGGGCGTGGGCTATGTGGACAGCGAGCTGGACTTCGCCTGGCACAACGCGGAGCTGGAGCTGCCCGCCGGCACCCTGGTCTTCACCACCACCGACGGCCTCATCGACCAGGTCGGCGGCCCACGCGGCATCACCTTCGGCAAGAAGCGCGTGCGCGAGCTGCTGCTCGGGCATGCCGGCTGCACGCCCGCCGAGATCAACCGCGCCCTGCTCGCGGCCCTGCACACCTGGCAGGGCGAGCACCATCGCCGCGACGACCTGACCTTCTTCTGCTTTCGCACCTGATTGCCCCATGCCTTCCATGCCCGACGCACAGATCGCCGACAAGTACGGCAGCTTCTTCCAGCTGGCGCGCCAGCACCACGTGATCTTCTACTACGTGGGCTATTTCTCGCAGAACATCGTGGCGGCCATGGCCGAGGCGGTGCGCCTGCAGCTGGAGGTGGCCGGCGTGCCCGGCCCCACGCGGCGCAAGCTGTTCTCCTCCTTCGTGGAGATGGCGCAGAACATCATCCACTACTCGGCCGACGCCCTGACACCGCCACACCAGGACGACGGCGAGCTGCGCCACGGCGCGGTGTGCATACGCCGCGAGGACGACGGCCGCTTTCTGCTGCTGTGCGCCAACCCCGTCGAGCCCTCGATGGGCGCGCAGATCCAGGCCAGGCTGGGGGCCTTGCGCAGCATGACGCTGGAGGACATCAAGAAGGCCTGCCGCGAGTCGCTGCGCGGGGAAACGCCCGAGGGCAGCAAAGGCGCGGGCATGGGCTTTCTGACCCTGGCGCGCGATGCCAGCGAGCCCCTGGAGTTCGACTTCGATCCGGCCCGCACCCTGGACGGCCAGCCCGTCTTCTACCTGAAGGCCGCGATCTGAGCCGCCCGGACCCGGAGGGCAGGCCCGCCTTCCGGCCCCTGGCTTGAAGATACCCAGCTCGCAGGCACGGGCACCGAATCGAGATCACGCATGGACCACCTCTACATCGCACCGACACCCAGCTCCCCGGAAGTGGACTTCCGGTTCGACACGCACACGCTGCACCTGCGTGGCGAGTCCTACCCGGAAAACGCCGCCGCCTTCTACAGCGGCATCATCGGCCGGCTCAGGGACTACCTGGCAGGCCCGCAGGACTCGCAACGGCAGGCGCGCATCGAAATGCATATCGCACTGGCCTACTTCAACAGCTCCAGCACCAAGATGCTGTTCAACCTCATCGAAGTCCTGAGCGAAGCCGCCGAGGCCGGGCGCGCCGTGGCGCTGCACTGGTACTTCGACGAGGAGGACGACACCATCTGCGAATTCGGCGAGGAGCTGCGCGACGACTTCCCCGCCATCGGCTTCGTCAGCCATCCCGTCAAGGCCGCATGATGGACAGCGTGGACGCCCCTCCCGACCTGTTCGACGCCGAGCACCGTGCGCTGCTGGCCGCGCGCGCCGCCTTCGAGCAGGGCGAGCATGCCGGCGCCCAGGCCTGCCACCAGGCACTGGGCGTGCTGCTGTCCTCCTACGAGCGCCTGCTGCGCGAGACGCGCCGGCTGGTGCGCCGCAGCGACCGCGCCGAGCTGGAGATGACCCAGCTGAACCAGCGCCTGCAGGACCTGGCCGGCGAGCTGGAGTACCGCGCCACCCACGACCCGCTGACGGGGGTGCTCAACCGCGCGGCCATCATCGAGCATGTCAACCGCCATTTCACGCGCCAGGGCCTGGCCCTGATCGTGCTGGACATAGACCACTTCAAGCGCGTCAACGACAGCTTCGGCCACCCCGTGGGCGACAGCGTGATCCTGGGCGTGGTGCGCTGCCTCAAGGCCACGGTGCCGGCCACGGCCCATATCGGCCGCGTGGGCGGGGAGGAATTCACCGTGCTGCTGCCCGAGCACGACGGCGACGGCGCCATGCGCGTGGCCGAGGCGGTGCGTGCCCGCATCGCCGCACATGCCTTCGGCCTGCCCGATGCCAGCGCCGTCACCGCGAGCTTCGGCGTGAGCTGGCGCCCGGGCGGCGGCCGCTTCGACGATGCCTATGCCCTGGCCGACGATGCCCTGTACACCGCCAAACGCAGCGGGCGCAACCAGGTGGTGCGTGCCGCGGACCATGTCCCTGCCTGAGCGGCACCCGCCACGCATGAGTGACGCATGAGTTTCGTGATGCGCGCACGCAAGCCCCAGGTGCCTGCCCCCATGCTGGCCGCGCCACCGGCCCCGCTGCCCCTGCCGGCCCCGGCCGGGGGACGCGAGTGGCGGGTGCTGGTGGTGGACAGCGACCCCGATGTCCACGCCGCCTTCCGACTGGCGCTGGAAGGCCGGGCCCTGTTCGGCAGGCCGCTGGTGTTCCTGTACGCCCGCTCGGGCACCCAGGCCCGCGCCCTGCTGCGCCGCGAAAAGGACCTGGCGGTGGTGGTGCTGGACGCCGTCACCGACGGCACGGGCGCCGGCCTGGACCTGGTGGACTTCATACGCCACACCGCCGGGCTGCGCGACAGCCGCATCGTGCTGCGCACCGGCCGGCCGGGCCAGGCCCCCGACCTGGACACGCTGCTGCGCTACGACATCAACGACTGCCGCACCAAGAACGAGCTCACGCCGGACCGGCTGCTGGCCATCGTGGTGACCGCCGTGCGCTCCTACGAGCAGCTGTGCGCCATCGAAGCCAACCGCCGCAGCCTGGAACTGATGGTGCGCTCCAGCGCAGCGCTGCTGGAGGAGACCAACCTGCATGCCTTCGCCCGGGGCGTGATCATCCAGCTGGCGTCCCTGCTGGGCGTGGCCAGCGAAGGCCTGGTCTGCTCGGAGGGTTCGCACCCGGGCGAGCCCTACCGCGTGCTCGCGGCCACGGGACCGTTCGCGCGGCTCGTCGGCCAGCCCATCGCCACCGTGCTCGCCTCGCGCGGGCTGCACCTGCTGCGCCAGGCGCTCAAGGCCCGCCGCAACATCTACGGCCCGCAGCACGGCGTGGCCCTCTATATCGGCCGTGGCGACGAACAGGACATGGCGGTCTTCATCGATGCGCCGGCCTCGCCCAGCACGCTGGACCGCCAGCTGCTCGAAGTCTTCTGCGCCAACCTGCGCACGCTGCTGCACAACCGGGGCCTGCTGGAGCGCCTGCACCAGTCGGCCTACTTCGACCCCCTGGTCTGCCTGCCCAACCGTGCCCACTTCGTGGAAAAGGTGGATGAGTGCGTGTGGCGCGGCACGCCGCAGCATGTGCTGGCCCTGCTGGACATTGACGATTTCAGCGCCACCAACGACGTGATGGGCCACCGCTTCGGCGACCGCCTGCTCGAAGCCATGGCCCGGCGCCTGGCCACGGCCCTGCCGCAGGGCCTGCTGCTGGCGCGCGTGGGCTCGGACACCTTCGGCATCCTGGGCCCCACACACGAAAAGGAGCTGGCACAGCTGCTGGACAGCGCACGCCAGCCCCTGGACGTGGATGGCGTGCCGCACAAGGTCTCCCTGACCTGCGGCTACGTGCGCCTGCCCCGCGCGCACCAGGCCGGCACCGACCTGGTCAAGGACGCGACCATCGCCCTCAAGCGCGCCAAGCGCGACCACCGCGGCCAGCTGCTGGAGTACTCAGAACACATGGGCACGGAGGCCCGCGACCGTGCCCTGCTGCTGTCGGACCTGCGCGCGGCCATCGACGGCGCGCAGCTGTTCCTGGTCTACCAGCCCCAGGTGGACCTGGAAAGCCATGCCCTGGTCGGCCTGGAGGCCCTGCTGCGCTGGCGCAAGCCCGACGGTAACTTCGTGCCGCCGGACCGATTCATTCCCGTGGCCGAGCATTCGGGCCTGATCATCCCGCTGGGCCAATGGGTGCTGGCCACGGCCTGCCGCACCATGCGCGAGCTGCTGGACGCGGGCCACGCCCCCAGGCGCATGGCGGTCAATGTCTCGACCGTGCAGCTGCAGGACCCCGGCTTCCTGCAGACCGTGCAGCAGGCGCTGATGCGGCATGGCCTGCGCGGCGCGCAGCTGGAGCTGGAGATCACCGAATCGGTGGCCGTGCTGCCCACCCAGCTGCTGCAGACCACGCTCAGCGCGCTGCGCGCCCTGGGCGTGACCATCGCCATCGACGATTTCGGCACCGGCTACTCCTCGCTGAGCTACCTGGAGCGCCTGCCCCTGGACCGCATCAAGATAGACCGCAGCTTCGTGCGCCGGCTCGGCGAGGCACAGGGCGCGCGCATCGCCGAGATGGTGGCCCAGTTGGGTCGCAAGCTCGGCCTGCAGGTACTGGCCGAAGGCATAGAGGACGCCGGCGTCTGGCAGGCCCTGCGCGCCATGGGCTGCCAGGAGGGCCAGGGCTACCACATCGCCCGGCCCATGGACAAGGGACAGCTGCAGCAATGGCTGCCGCAGCAGGCCGGTGCCGGCGGCCCGGCATGCGCCATGAACCTCCAGAGCCCGTCATGCATTTTTGCGCGCCGGTGACCGCAAGGCGCGCTGCGCCGCCAAGGCGGCCTCCTGGACCAGCGCGGTGTTTCGTGGCAGGACCGTCTCCAGGGCGCGCACCGCCACCGACAGCGTCGACGCGCCCTTGCGCCGCGCCAGCAGCACCGCCGGCACAGGCAGGGGCATTCCATAGTCGGCGGACAGGCGTGCCGCCAGCGCGACCAGGTCGCCCGCCCGGTTCAGCGGCCTGCCGTCCACGCCGGCGAAGTGCCCGAGCAGCCTCTCCAGCGTCTGCAGCACGCGGTAGCCGCAGAGCGCGCTGATCGATGCGGCGTCGGCCAGCGTCAGTGCCAGACGACCGCCCATCACGAAACCCTGGGCGATGTGCGCAGCGATCTGCGTGGAAAAGGGCTCCGGATCAAGCAGGCCCGCGCCGGCCAGCTGCGCGATGGCCTCGGCGGCCCGGGCGCGCTGCACGGCCAGCCGGGCCGATCCGGCCAGCGCCAGCGCCGAGTACACCGGCCCGCCCGGTACCTTGCGCGAGGCGCCCAGCGCGGCCAGCAGCGGCCCCATGCCCCGC
It encodes:
- a CDS encoding SpoIIE family protein phosphatase, producing the protein MDQSRAYLSDSRPRFRPPSAADLCTPVPCMTTDGTNEQVLEVFTRHRDLASLPVVEGNRPIGLINRSIFLSQFSKPFRMELYGKKSCIAFMDKEPLVVDAATDIDTLTVKTVEYGEKALTDGFIITRDGLFAGVGHGLPLMRAVADMQVARNRQIMHSIEYASVIQQATLRASREALARACPQADLVWEPRDVVGGDFYQFCQEGVGWFATVADCTGHGVPGAFMTLIATSSLNQAIKEHGARDPAVLLGSVNRSVKQMLGQLDGQDGTPGSDDGLDAACFWFEPPSRRLRFAGARLSLFLLRPDADTVEQVDGQRKGVGYVDSELDFAWHNAELELPAGTLVFTTTDGLIDQVGGPRGITFGKKRVRELLLGHAGCTPAEINRALLAALHTWQGEHHRRDDLTFFCFRT
- a CDS encoding SiaB family protein kinase, yielding MPDAQIADKYGSFFQLARQHHVIFYYVGYFSQNIVAAMAEAVRLQLEVAGVPGPTRRKLFSSFVEMAQNIIHYSADALTPPHQDDGELRHGAVCIRREDDGRFLLLCANPVEPSMGAQIQARLGALRSMTLEDIKKACRESLRGETPEGSKGAGMGFLTLARDASEPLEFDFDPARTLDGQPVFYLKAAI
- a CDS encoding DUF1987 domain-containing protein — translated: MDHLYIAPTPSSPEVDFRFDTHTLHLRGESYPENAAAFYSGIIGRLRDYLAGPQDSQRQARIEMHIALAYFNSSSTKMLFNLIEVLSEAAEAGRAVALHWYFDEEDDTICEFGEELRDDFPAIGFVSHPVKAA
- a CDS encoding GGDEF domain-containing protein; translated protein: MDSVDAPPDLFDAEHRALLAARAAFEQGEHAGAQACHQALGVLLSSYERLLRETRRLVRRSDRAELEMTQLNQRLQDLAGELEYRATHDPLTGVLNRAAIIEHVNRHFTRQGLALIVLDIDHFKRVNDSFGHPVGDSVILGVVRCLKATVPATAHIGRVGGEEFTVLLPEHDGDGAMRVAEAVRARIAAHAFGLPDASAVTASFGVSWRPGGGRFDDAYALADDALYTAKRSGRNQVVRAADHVPA
- a CDS encoding putative bifunctional diguanylate cyclase/phosphodiesterase; the protein is MSFVMRARKPQVPAPMLAAPPAPLPLPAPAGGREWRVLVVDSDPDVHAAFRLALEGRALFGRPLVFLYARSGTQARALLRREKDLAVVVLDAVTDGTGAGLDLVDFIRHTAGLRDSRIVLRTGRPGQAPDLDTLLRYDINDCRTKNELTPDRLLAIVVTAVRSYEQLCAIEANRRSLELMVRSSAALLEETNLHAFARGVIIQLASLLGVASEGLVCSEGSHPGEPYRVLAATGPFARLVGQPIATVLASRGLHLLRQALKARRNIYGPQHGVALYIGRGDEQDMAVFIDAPASPSTLDRQLLEVFCANLRTLLHNRGLLERLHQSAYFDPLVCLPNRAHFVEKVDECVWRGTPQHVLALLDIDDFSATNDVMGHRFGDRLLEAMARRLATALPQGLLLARVGSDTFGILGPTHEKELAQLLDSARQPLDVDGVPHKVSLTCGYVRLPRAHQAGTDLVKDATIALKRAKRDHRGQLLEYSEHMGTEARDRALLLSDLRAAIDGAQLFLVYQPQVDLESHALVGLEALLRWRKPDGNFVPPDRFIPVAEHSGLIIPLGQWVLATACRTMRELLDAGHAPRRMAVNVSTVQLQDPGFLQTVQQALMRHGLRGAQLELEITESVAVLPTQLLQTTLSALRALGVTIAIDDFGTGYSSLSYLERLPLDRIKIDRSFVRRLGEAQGARIAEMVAQLGRKLGLQVLAEGIEDAGVWQALRAMGCQEGQGYHIARPMDKGQLQQWLPQQAGAGGPACAMNLQSPSCIFARR